A window of Candidatus Krumholzibacteriota bacterium genomic DNA:
GGCGGCGGCGCCGGCAACCCAGCAGGCCGCCTGCGCCCAGAAGAAGGCGCGGAAGAGCGGTCTCGGCATGAGGGCCGACGAGAAGAGCAGCAACAAGAGCGCCCACGGGACGAGGAGCCGGAAGAGCTTGTGCGAGACGGCCTGCGGGAAGATCCGGTCGCGACGCGGATCGAGGAGCCACAGGTTCCGCGCGAAGGTCTGGTAGTTGCCGGCGAGGGTCCGCGTCTTGCGGCGGAACTCGTGTGCGATCGCGTCGGCGGGGTCGTCCCACGCGACGGCCGCCGGCTCGAAGACGACACGGTAGCCGCGGCGGAAGCCCTGGAGGGGGATCTCGACGTCGTCGAGGATCGTGTCGTCGGGGATGGGGAGGATGAGCTCGCGGCGCGCCGCGTAGATCGCCCCGGTGACGCCGAGGGTGGAGTCGACGTCGCTCTCGGCCCGCCGCAGCAGCTTCTCGTAGCGCCAGTAGAGGCCGATGCTCTCGCCCGTCTCCTCGCCGGCCCGCCGGAAGACGAGCTCTCCGCTCACCGCGCCCACGGCGGGATCGGCGAAATTCCTGACGAGCGCGCGCACCGCGCCGGGCTCCCACATCTGGCGGACGTCGGAGAAGACAACGATCCCCTCTTCGATCGAGGCGAGCGCGCGGTTCAGTTGCGCTGGCTTGCCCCGGTTCGTGTCGTCGACGATCGCCTCGAT
This region includes:
- a CDS encoding glycosyltransferase family 2 protein, which gives rise to MTALLFWASLIFVLYTYALYPLLILIAARLAGHPPAARENDPLPPVTMIVVAFDEESRIEAKLENIAALDYPVDRFRAIVVSDGSTDRTGEILRGRGDIEAIVDDTNRGKPAQLNRALASIEEGIVVFSDVRQMWEPGAVRALVRNFADPAVGAVSGELVFRRAGEETGESIGLYWRYEKLLRRAESDVDSTLGVTGAIYAARRELILPIPDDTILDDVEIPLQGFRRGYRVVFEPAAVAWDDPADAIAHEFRRKTRTLAGNYQTFARNLWLLDPRRDRIFPQAVSHKLFRLLVPWALLLLLFSSALMPRPLFRAFFWAQAACWVAGAAASFMPALRRNRLFSFLSVFVSLNAAAVAGLFRWAAGRADARWKR